In Zingiber officinale cultivar Zhangliang chromosome 1A, Zo_v1.1, whole genome shotgun sequence, a genomic segment contains:
- the LOC122034841 gene encoding ubiquinol oxidase 1a, mitochondrial-like: MTSSRITGSALFRHLGPRLFSAASVEPSYTLLLSPSRPPAPLLLRLLAVRMGSTSASPVLGGDPKKEDEAKSAADVEKEVAAVPPPENKLVSRYWGIDRYKIAKEDGTPWRWTCFMPWEAYKSDTSIDLKKHHVPTTILDKIAYWLVKTLRFPTDIFFQRRYGCRAMMLETVAAVPGMVGGMLLHLRSLRRFEHSGGWIRALMEEAENERMHLMTFMEVAQPRWYERALVLAVQGIFFNAYFLGYLISPKFAHRVVGYLEEEAIHSYTEFLKDLEDGKIQNGPAPAIAIDYWCLPPDATLKDVVIVVRADEAHHRDVNHFASDIHYQGLELKSTPAPLGYH, from the exons ATGACGAGCTCTCGGATAACCGGATCGGCGCTGTTCCGCCACCTCGGCCCTCGCCTCTTCTCCGCCGCCTCTGTGGAACCGTCGTACACGTTGCTCCTATCCCCTTCGCGTCCGCCTGCCCCGCTGCTTTTGCGCCTCTTAGCCGTCCGGATGGGCAGCACCTCGGCGTCTCCGGTGCTCGGCGGAGATCCGAAGAAGGAGGATGAGGCGAAGTCTGCGGCCGACGTGGAGAAGGAGGTTGCAGCTGTCCCTCCTCCCGAGAACAAGCTTGTTTCCAGATACTGGGGCATCGATCGTTACAAGATCGCCAAGGAGGACGGCACTCCTTGGAGGTGGACTTGCTTCATG CCATGGGAGGCGTACAAGTCGGATACCTCGATTGATCTGAAGAAACACCACGTCCCCACCACCATCCTCGACAAGATCGCCTACTGGCTTGTCAAAACCCTACGATTTCCCACCGATATCTTCTTCCAG AGGAGGTACGGTTGCCGCGCGATGATGTTGGAGACGGTGGCGGCGGTGCCTGGGATGGTCGGCGGCATGCTTCTCCACTTGCGATCGCTCCGCCGCTTCGAGCACAGCGGCGGGTGGATCCGCGCGCTGATGGAGGAGGCGGAGAACGAGCGGATGCACCTGATGACCTTCATGGAGGTGGCGCAGCCGCGGTGGTACGAGCGAGCGCTGGTGCTGGCTGTGCAGGGCATCTTCTTCAACGCCTACTTCCTCGGCTACCTGATATCGCCCAAATTCGCCCACCGCGTGGTCGGCTATTTGGAGGAGGAGGCCATCCACTCCTACACCGAGTTCCTCAAGGATCTGGAGGACGGCAAGATCCAAAACGGCCCGGCCCCTGCCATTGCCATCGACTACTGGTGCCTCCCGCCAGACGCCACGCTCAAGGACGTCGTCATCGTCGTCCGGGCCGACGAGGCTCACCACCGCGATGTCAATCACTTCGCTTCG GACATTCATTACCAGGGATTGGAACTTAAAAGTACACCTGCGCCGCTGGGTTATCACTAA